The following are encoded in a window of Epilithonimonas zeae genomic DNA:
- the panC gene encoding pantoate--beta-alanine ligase, whose translation MQVFYDYNSFSNYINTQKKQGKSIGFAPTMGALHEGHISLYQEARKENDIVVSSIFVNPTQFNNPEDLEKYPRTIEDDIKKLENSNLVDAVYIPRVEDIYPNGMERKSYNFGGIENEMEGAARPGHFDGVGTVVEELFRQVQPDNAYFGEKDFQQLKIIEKLVEVLDLKIKIHGVKIHREHNGLAMSSRNMRLSETEKETSSIIYKTLKQVNDWTKTLSISDIKEKVENIFCQGEMALEYFMIADEETLKEVDSLSENKNYRAFIVVNVGSVRLIDNLHLD comes from the coding sequence ATGCAGGTTTTCTACGATTACAATTCATTTTCAAATTATATTAATACTCAAAAAAAACAAGGCAAATCAATAGGTTTCGCACCCACAATGGGAGCCTTGCACGAAGGACATATTTCACTTTATCAGGAAGCGAGAAAGGAAAACGATATTGTAGTATCTTCTATTTTTGTTAATCCTACTCAGTTTAATAATCCTGAAGATCTTGAAAAATATCCTAGAACCATAGAAGATGACATCAAGAAATTAGAAAATTCAAATCTTGTAGATGCAGTATATATTCCGAGAGTTGAAGATATCTATCCTAACGGGATGGAAAGGAAAAGTTACAATTTTGGAGGAATCGAAAACGAAATGGAAGGCGCTGCCAGACCAGGACATTTTGATGGTGTTGGAACAGTTGTAGAAGAATTATTCCGACAAGTACAACCAGACAACGCTTATTTTGGAGAAAAAGATTTTCAGCAATTAAAAATCATCGAAAAATTGGTTGAAGTTTTGGATTTGAAAATCAAAATTCACGGTGTGAAAATCCATAGAGAACATAACGGATTAGCCATGAGTTCTCGTAATATGAGACTTTCTGAAACTGAAAAAGAAACTTCATCTATTATATATAAGACTTTGAAGCAGGTTAATGACTGGACAAAAACCTTAAGTATTTCTGATATCAAGGAAAAAGTTGAAAATATCTTCTGCCAAGGAGAAATGGCTTTGGAATATTTTATGATTGCGGATGAAGAAACTTTGAAAGAGGTTGATTCTTTATCAGAAAACAAAAACTACAGAGCTTTTATAGTTGTGAACGTTGGAAGCGTAAGATTAATTGACAATCTTCATTTGGATTAA